The Dehalococcoidia bacterium nucleotide sequence CGAGACCGGCACCGGCGCCTCCAGCCGCCAGCGCCAGCAAAAGCGGCAAGGGCTGGAAGGAGGCCCTCTGCCGACGCACACGCCGCGGGCGCACTACCCCGTAGCGCCGGGAGGCGACGGCCACGGGCGAGCGGCGCAGGTGACGCCGCTGTGACCTGGCCCGCAAGCTCATGCTTCCTTACACCTCCACCGTCAGCGGCAGGACCATTGGCCGACGACGCGTCTCATTATAGACGAACTGGACCAGGGCGTCGTGCAAACGTGCGTTCAGGTCGGCACGGTCGCCCCCTCCCTTGGAAAGGGCATCCATGGCCACCTTGCGGGCCCGCTCCAGGACCTTGCGGGACATCTCCTGCTCCATGAAGCCACGGGCTACCAGGTCGGGCGGCCCCAGGGGCCTGCCCGTGTGCCGGTCCACCGTCACCAGGGCCACCAGGACGCCATCGGAGGCCAGATGGCGACGGTCCCGCAGCACCACCTTATCGGCCCCCACCGCCAGCCCGTCCACGTATACCAGGTCGGCAGGGGCACGCCCTACCACCCGGCCGCGCTCTCCGTCGATCTCCAGGATGTCGCCGTCCTCCAGGACGAAGACGTTCTCCGGGGCCACGCCCATGGCCTTGGCCAGTTCGGCGTGGACCACCAGGTGCCGGAACTCGCCGTGGATAGGCACGAAGAACCGAGGCCGTAACAGCCCCAGCATCAGCTTGAGCTCCTCCTGGGCGGCATGGCCGCGCACGTGCACGTCGGCCACGCGACTGTGCAGCACCGTGGCCCCCAGACGGTAGAGGTTGTTAATGGTGCGGTTGATGAGGACCTCGTTCCCGGGTATGGGCGACGATGAGAGGACTACCACGTCCCCTTTCTGGATCTCCACGTAGCGATGGTCGCGGTTGGCCATGCGCACCAGGGCCGAGGTGGGCTCACCCTGAGCACCGGTGGTCAGGATCACCACCTTATCGGGGGGCAGATTCCGCATCTTCTCCAGGGGCGCCAGCAGGTCCTGGTCGGTCTTCAGGTAGCCCTGCTCCAGGGCCATGGCCACGTTGTCCAGCATGCTACGACCGGTGACGAAGACCTTGCGGCCGCAGGCGCTGGCAGCATCGGCCACCTGTTGGACGCGGGAGATGAGAGAGGCGAAGGTGGCGACGATGACGCGCCCCTGGGAGCCAGCCATCACCCGCCACAAGGTGTCGCCCACGATGCGCTCCGACGGGGTATATCCCGGCACGTCGGCGTAGGTGGAATCGGAGAGAAGGAGCAGCACGCCCTGACGTCCCAGCTCGGCCACCCGCTGCAGGTCGGTGGGCAGGCCCATCACCGGCGTGTGGTCGAGCTTGAAATCGCCGGTATGGAAGACCAGCCCCAGGGGGGTCTGAATGGCCAGGGCAGCCGAGTCGGGGATGCTGTGGGTCACGCGGATGAACTCCACCGTGAAGTTTCCCAGCCGAACGCGCTCGCCGGGCTGGACGAGGCGCAGGTCGGCCTCCTCCAACAGGCCGTGCTCCCTCAGCTTCACCTCCACCAGTCCTCGGGTCAGGCGGGTGCAGTAGATGGGCGCTCTGAGCTTGGGGAGGATGTAGGGCAGGGCGCCGGTGTGGTCCTCGTGCCCGTGGGTGATGACGATGCCCCGCAGCTTGTGCCGGCGCTCCTCTACATACGTTATGTCGGGGATCACCAGGTCGACCCCCAGCATCTCCTCCTCGGGGAACATGAGGCCTGCATCGACCAGGATGAGATCGTTGCCCAGCTCGAGGGCCATCATGTTCTTGCCGATCTCGCCCAGGCCGCCCAGTGGGATGACGCGCAGCTTGTCAGGCATGACCAGTCACCTTGAGAAGGAACCCCGCTTCAGAAGAGGCGCATCT carries:
- a CDS encoding ribonuclease J, producing MPDKLRVIPLGGLGEIGKNMMALELGNDLILVDAGLMFPEEEMLGVDLVIPDITYVEERRHKLRGIVITHGHEDHTGALPYILPKLRAPIYCTRLTRGLVEVKLREHGLLEEADLRLVQPGERVRLGNFTVEFIRVTHSIPDSAALAIQTPLGLVFHTGDFKLDHTPVMGLPTDLQRVAELGRQGVLLLLSDSTYADVPGYTPSERIVGDTLWRVMAGSQGRVIVATFASLISRVQQVADAASACGRKVFVTGRSMLDNVAMALEQGYLKTDQDLLAPLEKMRNLPPDKVVILTTGAQGEPTSALVRMANRDHRYVEIQKGDVVVLSSSPIPGNEVLINRTINNLYRLGATVLHSRVADVHVRGHAAQEELKLMLGLLRPRFFVPIHGEFRHLVVHAELAKAMGVAPENVFVLEDGDILEIDGERGRVVGRAPADLVYVDGLAVGADKVVLRDRRHLASDGVLVALVTVDRHTGRPLGPPDLVARGFMEQEMSRKVLERARKVAMDALSKGGGDRADLNARLHDALVQFVYNETRRRPMVLPLTVEV